The following coding sequences are from one Ovis canadensis isolate MfBH-ARS-UI-01 breed Bighorn chromosome 7, ARS-UI_OviCan_v2, whole genome shotgun sequence window:
- the NPC2 gene encoding NPC intracellular cholesterol transporter 2 yields the protein MRFLAVSFLFLALSASALAEPVKFKDCGSGVGVIKEVNVSPCPTQPCKLHKGQSYSVNVTFTSNTQSQSSKAVVHGIVMGIPVPFPIPESDGCKSGIRCPIEKDKTYNYVNKLPVKSEYPSIKVVVEWELTDDKNQRFFCWQIPIEVEA from the exons ATGCGTTTCTTGGCCGTCTCGTTCCTGTTCCTGGCACTCAGTGCCTCCGCCCTGGCCGAGCCGGTGAAATTCAAGGACTGCG GTTCTGGGGTCGGAGTTATAAAGGAAGTGAATGTGAGCCCATGTCCCACCCAGCCCTGCAAACTGCACAAAGGACAGTCTTACAGTGTTAATGTCACATTCACTAGTA atACTCAGTCTCAAAGTAGCAAGGCTGTGGTACATGGCATTGTGATGGGCATCCCAGTTCCCTTTCCCATTCCTGAGTCTGATGGTTGTAAGTCTGGGATCAGATGCCCCATCGAAAAAGATAAGACCTATAACTACGTGAACAAACTACCCGTGAAGAGTGAATACCCCTCC ataaAAGTGGTGGTGGAGTGGGAACTCACGGATGACAAAAACCAGCGTTTCTTCTGCTGGCAGATCCCAATAGAGGTTGAAGCCTAG